From the genome of Corallococcus macrosporus DSM 14697:
TTCGTCCCCTCCAACCTGACCATGTCCACGGTGGACCTCGCGCTGATGCCCATGGCCGGCCGCGAGTTCAAGCTGCGCAACGCCCTCAAGGACGTGGAGGCCCAGTACGACGTCGTCGTCTTCGACGCGCCGCCGTCCTTCGGCCTGCTCAACCTCAACGCGCTGATGGCGGCGAATGACTTGTTCGTCCCCGTGCTCGCGGACTTCCTGTCCTTCCACGGCCTCAAGCTGCTGTTCGAAACGGTGCAGAGCCTGGAGGAGGACCTGAACCACGTGCTCGACCACGTCTTCATCGTGGTCAACTCCTTCAACGCCACCTTCAAGCTGGCGAAGGAGGCGCTGGAGGCGCTCCAGACGCACTATCCGGAGTTCCTGCTGCCCACCATCATCCGGCAGTGCACCAAGTTCGCGCAGGCCTCCAGCGAGGGTCGGCCGGTGTTCGTCGCGGACCCCTCGTCGAAGGGGGCCAACGACATCCAGGCCATGATTGACAACATCCTGCCCCGGCTGGTGGCCGCGGCAGCCGCCGCCCAGACGAAGGGCACCCAGCAGGCCGGCTGAGAACCATGAAGAAAGCCTTTGAACAGAACGTGTCCCGCGCCAAGCCGCGCCTCCGCCTGGGCGCGCTGACGGGCCTCGTCGACCCCGTCGAGCCCGCGCCTCCCGAGCCCGAGGCCGAAGCGGCCCCCGAGCCCGTCGCCGAGGCCCCCGACCTCTCCGCCGAGGTGCGCGCCCGCGTCGAGCGCGCCCGCGCCCCGCGCCCCAGCGCCGCCCAGGCCATGGACGCCGCCCTGCGCGAGCCGGAGCCCGAGCAGGACCCCGTCGCCTACGCGGAGCCGGAGCAGGACCCCGCCGCCTACGCCGCGCCCGAGCCGGAAGCGGCGCCCGTCTACGAGGAGCCCCCGCCTGAGCCGGAGGCCGTGGCCGACGTGCCCGTCACCTACGGCGCGCCGCCGCCGGAGCCCGAGGCGCTGCTCGACGACGCGCCGTCCGCCGAACCCGTCACCTTCGCCGCGCCGCCCCCGGCGCTGCACTTCGACGCCGTCAGTCCTCCTCCGGAGGCGCACCCCATGACGCAGGCCTCGGCTCCCGTCTCCATGTCGCATGTCACCGCCACCGTCGCGGAGCCGGTGGCCCGTGTCGAGGCGCCGCCCACCGAGGTGGAGGTGCAGCGGCCGGCCCCGCCGCGCGAGGACTCGCACGACGCCGCGGGCCGCCGTGAGCGGCTGAAGGCCCGGCTCAAGGCGGTGCGGGAGAACCCGCGTCCGGAGCCGCTGCCCGCCACCGTGGCGGAGGCGGGCCAGCGCGCGGTGGAGCGCATCACCATCCTCCAGGCGGAGCTGGTGAAGGTGAAGGCGCTCAACCTCTCCCTCACGCACGACCTGGAAGTGGCGCGCCGTCAGGCGGAGAAGGCCACGGAAGAGGCCCGCCTGCGCATGGACGAGGCGCGCCGCCTGTCCTCGGAGATGGAGGGCCGGGTGAAGCTGCTGGCCGACCTGGAGCGCGAGCTGGCCGCGCTGGAGGGCGAGCGCGACGAGGCGCTGCTGTCGCTCCAGGAGACGCGGCAGGCGCTGCATGCCGCGGCCCGGGAGCGCGAGGGCCTGGAGGACGAGGTCGCCCGCGGCAAGCAGTCCCTGGTGGACAGCCTGGCCGAGGAGGAGCGGCTCGCCGGTGAGCTGGAGACCGCGAAGGACGAGTCCTCCTCGCTGCGCCGCGCCGTGGAGACGCTCCAGGGTGAGCGCGACGTGCTGGCCCAGCAGGTGGCCTCGCTCACCGCCGAGCGCGCCGAGCTGCTGGAGGCGCGCAAGGCCCTGGAGTCGGTGCACCGGGCCCTGAGCCAGGCCACGGTGCGCTGACCCCGGCTGTCTACTTCCCGTCCTTCGCCACGCCGCGCGCGCTGCTCCCACCGCGCACGGCGGCGAAGGCGGGGCTGAGCGGCGGCGAGCGGAGCCCTTCGGTGGCCAGTCCACGGAAGGCCCCGTCCGGCTGCTTCAGCGCCTGGACGTGGGCCAGGATGTTGTCCCGGCGCTCGTCCTTGCCCGGGTGGTTGGCGAAGGCGCCACCCCCGTCCGTCGTCTTGGCCAGCAGGGCCAGGTAGTCATCCGGCGTGTAGCCGGCGGACAGCATCAGCTCGACGGCGACGCGGTCCGCCTCCAGCTCCTGCTCCTTGGCGTTGCCCTTGTCGATGAGCTCGATGGTCTTCTCGCTCAGGTAGCCCAGCAGCCCCGAGTCCTTGTCCAGGTCCAGCGAGCCGTCGCCGTCACGGCCAGCGGAGAGCAGCCTCACCGCGGAGGGAGGGAGGGCGGACTCGCCCAGGGTGACGAGCGTGCACGTCTTCACCTTCGCCTCGCCGTACTGGCGGATGGCGTGCTTGAGCGTGACGTGGGCGATTTCGTGGGCCAGCACGCCAGCAAGCTCGCCTTCGTTCTCCAGCCCCTGGAGCAGCTTCCGGGTGACGAAGACGTAGCCGCCGGGCGCGGACATCGCGTTGAACTGGGAGGTGTCCCGCAGCACGCCAAAGGTCCACTCGAGCGTGGGCCGCGCGGACTGCGCCGCCAGGTTCTTCCCCACGACGTTGACGTAGCGGTGGAGCGCGTCATCGGGGCCGCTCAGCAGCAGTCCGTCCCCCCGGCGCACGAAGTTGATGGCCAGCGCTCCGCCCAGTGCGTATTCCTCCTGGACGCCGGGGTCGGCGTGCATCTTCTCGCACCGCTGAGCTTCCACGGAGAAGGTGTTCACCTTGTCCAGGGCCTGGGTGAGCGTGGCCGTGTTGAGGCCCTTGCAGGACGTCGTCACCGCGCTCAGCCCCACCAGGGCGAGCACCTTCCAACCCGTGCGCATCATCGCTTGCCGCTCCGCTTGTTCGTTCCGGCCTTCGCCACCGTGTCGTTGGCGCCCACCACGGGGAAGAGCCCCGCCGCCGTCACGTGGGCGGCGATGTCCGCCGTGGACACGGACTTCGCCAGCGCCTCCAGCGCCTTGATGTCGTCCACGGCCTCGCCGTGGTCCCCGCCCTTGTCCTTGCCGTACTGCTCCGCGCCGGGGCTGAGCGCCTTCACCGCGGCGCCGCTGGCCACGAACTTCTTCGGGTCCACCTGCTGGGTGCCGCCGCTGCCCGTCACCAGCTCCATGTTGGGCGGCGTGGTGGACAGGTTCGTCTGGAACACGAAGCCCTTCTTCCCGGTGGACGTCGTCACCTTGTGCCACTGCTTGTGCTTCGCGTCCGCGCCGCCCCACGTAATCCGCTCCCCGGGCTGGAGCACCGCCACGGCGTTGGCCGAGCCGGACGGGCTCGCCAGCACGCGCGTGTTCTTCGCCTTCACGTACAGCGGCTCGCCGACCTTCACGGCCGCCGCCGCCGTTGGAAGCGCCAGCGTCAGCACGGCGGTGGCCCACGCCACCCGCGTCTTCATCTCCATGTCTCCCCGACTCCTTTCCGCACCGCTCATTTGTCCAGGTTCGCCACGCCGTCGAAGCCCGGCGGCGGCGCCTTCGCATACCGTTGGCAGCGCTCCAGCAGCGCCTGCGTGGGGCCGTCCTCCGGGTCCTCTACGCGGCGCGCGTCCAGCACCGCCGCTGCTTCCTCGAACCGCGCCGCGCGGTAGAGCGCCAGCGCCGCGTGGTACCGCTCCACCGTCTCCCGCTTGCGCGCCTCCAGCCCGCCCTTGAGCGCGAGCAGCTCGTACACCGTGACGGCCTCCGTCTTGCCCGCCACGCGCACCCGGTCCAGCTCCCGCACCTCGATGTGCTCGCGGGCCAGCTCGTAGGTGCGCGGGCCAATCATGATGACGGAGCCGTAGGCCTTGTTCGCGCCCTCCAGCCGCGCGGCCAGGTTCATCCCGTCACCGATGGCGGTGTAGCTGAAGAGCTGCTCGCTGCCGAAGTTGCCCACGAAGTTCACCGCCGTGTTGACGCCGATGCGCGTGTACATGTCCGGCAGGCCCTGGGCGCGGAACTCCTCGCGCAGCCGGTCCACCGCCGCCTTCGCCGCCAGCGCGCCCCTGCAGCCGCGCAGCGCGTGGTCCGCCTGCCGCATCGGCGCGCCGAAGAGGCACACCACGGCGTCGCCGATGTACTTGTCCAGGCACCCGCCCTCCTTCAGCAGCGCCGCGCTCACCCGCGTCAGGTACGTGTTGAGCAGGCGCACCAGCTTGCGCGGGTCGTCCTTGAAGCGCTCACTGAAGCTGGAGAAGCCGCGGATGTCGCTGAAGAAGGCGGTGATTTCGACGTTCTCCCCGTCCAGCCGGGGCAGCTCCCGCTGGGCAATCATCTGCTCCACCAGCTTGGGCTCCATGAAGCGGCTGAAGGCCTGCCGGATGAACGCCGCCTCCTCGTTGGCCACCAGGTGGTTGAAGGCCACCGCGCTGACGCTGGCCAGCACGCCCGCCAGCGCGGGCAGGGCGGTGAGGACGTAGGTGTTCGTCAGCCCGAGGATGGGGCCCGTCACCCAGCTCATGCCCGCGTAGAGCCCCAGCGGCCACGCGATCTCCAGCGGCGTCCAGCGCGTGGTCATCAGCAGCACCGCCGACGCGAAGGCCACGCCGAAGACGAGCGCCAGGCTCGCCCACAGCGGCGCGCGGGTGATGAAGCGGCCACTGCCCAGCAGCGTGTCCAGCACCGCCGCCTGCTTCACCACGCCGGGCTCGTGGGACGAGAAGGACGTGGCCTTGACGTCGTTGAGCCCCACCGCGTTGCCGCCGATGACCACCACCTTGCCGCGGAACACGTCCGGCGGCAGGCCCGTGGGCTGTCCCTGGCTGCGCTTCACCCACGCGTCGAGCACGGAGATGAGCGGGACGCTGGTGAAGCGGTCATGCAACTGCCCGCCGAAGTCGATGCCCGCGCTGCCATCCGCGTCCACGGCGTAGGCGCGCGAGCCCAGGCGCAGCGTGCGCCCGGAGAGCTCGATGGCGCTGGCGCCCAGCAGGCCCGCGGCCACGCGCACCGGCAGCGTCGCGAAGGCGTTGGCGCCATCCGAATAGACGAAGCGGGTGCGGCGCATGAAGCCGTCGGCGTCCGCCTCCGGCTCCACCAACCCGAAGCCGTCCACCGCGTCCACCAGCACGGGGATGGGCTGCACCGGGTGGCTGGGGAGCCGCTCGCCCGAGGACGTCTCGTAGTCCAGCGCGGGAAGCGCCCTGCCGTCCGTGCGCACCGGGAACGCCAGGGCCCGGGCGACCTGTTCGGGCGTGACGCTGGGGAGGACCCCCTCCGAGGCCTCCTCCATGAACGTCTCCGAGCCGGCCTCCTCCGGAAACGTCTCCTCCGCCGTCGATGGGCGCGGCGCGTCCAGGACGTCGGCGGCCGGGGCCTCCGTGGGCGGCGGCGCGCTGAAGTCCGCGGGGGGCAGCCGCGGCGCGTTCGCATGGGTGGACACGCCGAGGAAGAAGGGCGTCGCCGTGGCCTGGAGCACCTGCGCGAAGGCCAGGTCCATGGACTCGTCGGTGCCGCGCTCGTCCATGACCGCGTCGAGCACGATGGCCCGGGCGCCCTCCGCCTCCAATTGCTCCACCACCCGCGCCCACAGGTTCCGGCTGTAGGGCCAGTTCCCGAAGTTGAGGGCGTACTGCGCGTTGGCGCGGATGTCCTTCAGGCTGAGCTGGTCGATGGCCACCAGCACCACCTGCGATGACACCTCGGGCCGCTGGGTGAAGCGGGTGACGACGGTGTCGTAGGTGGAGCGCTCGGCCTCCTCCAGGAACCCGCCCAGCCTCACGTCAAGTTGGTGCCATGCGGCGGCCAGCGTGGTGGTCAGCACCGCCACACCGAGCATCTGCCGCCAGTGGTTCCGCCACCGCGAACGGACCGTCTTCAAGCGCTCGCCTGCCACGTCCCCCTCTTGCGAAGCGTGCGGGTGTGAACACTACCTCAGCAACGCAGGGGAATGCAGTCACCTCTCATGTCGCGGGGGGACGGACGTGTTTTCACGGATAAAGCCGATACATCCAGGAATGCCGTGGGCAGGCGGGCAGGCGGGCCGCTGGCGCCCCCGACGTCGTCCTTCCGAAACTCCGTGGGCGGTTTGCCACGCGCTGGCGCCATCCGGACCTTTGCCATCGGTTCGGCACGGATTTTCGCAATCCCATCAAGGAGTCAGACGTGGCCCTGGATATCCTCCAAGAAAAAGGCGTCCCGCTCGACAAACAGGTCTACACCTGGAAGGACCTGGTCCAGCGCCCCTTCAGCAAGCTGGATGACGACGCATTCACGCGGGTGTGCGTCATCTACATGAACGGCATCATGGCGGACGCGCTGCGGACGAAGCACGCCTTCGCGCGCATGAACCGCGAGCTGCGGGAGCCCTTGGCGGTGATTCGCCGGCTGGAGCAGTACGAACAGACGCTCATCAACTGGCTGACCCCCGCGGACCAGTCGCCGCTGGAGACCACCCTGGGCTTCGAGCAGGTGGCCATCGAGGTGACGGCCAGCGTGGCCCTCCGCGAGCCGGACCCCTATCTGGCCCAGACGTACCGGTTCGGCCTCCTGGAGGACTTCGACCACCTGTACCGCTACTCCGCGCTCTATGACCGCATCGAGGGCAAGGACCCCAACAACATCACCCAGTCGTACACGGACATCATCCCCGGGCGGCCCACGTCCGTGGAGCACCGCCACCCGCTGGATGACCTGCGCCGCCCCTATGACAAGGCCACGGCGCACCCGCTGACGAAGCTCCACGCGATGAGCATCACCGCGGCGGAGAACCAGACGCACGACTACTACATGACGGTCGGCCCCTTCTTCAGCGACCCGGTGGCCCGCCAGCTCTACGCGGAGATTGCCTCCATCGAGGAGCAGCACACCTCCATGTATGAGTCACTGCTCGACCCGGGCGAGTCCATGCTGGAGAAGTGGCTGATGCACGAGGCCTGCGAGGTCTACAACTTCTACTCGTGCGTCGCCTTCGAGAAGAACCCGCGCATCAAGGCCCTCTGGCAGCGCATGCTGGACTACGAGCTGGGCCAGCTCCACTACGTGAAGGAAATCTTCCAGCGCGTGGAGAAGCGTGACGCGGCGGAGGTGCTCCCCAGCTCGCTGCCGGAGCCCATCGGCTTCAAGGAACACCGCGACTTCGTTCGCAAGACGCTGAACCAGGAGGAGGACATGGCCTCCAACGGGCAGGACTACGTGCGCATGGCGGAGCTGCCGCGCGACCACCGCTCGTTCGTGTGGCGCGACCAGCTCAACTCCGATGGCTCACCGTCCGAGACGGTGGCCGCTGGCTACAAATGGATTCCGGGCACGGAGCTCGCCGCGCGCACGCCGCGCATGGGCTCCACGTTCGAGGGAAAGAAGGTTCACTGACATGAAGACGACCACCAGCGACATGGGGCGCAACCGGACGGGCGTGGCCACCTCGCCCGTCGACAGCGCGGACATCACCCAGGAGGCGGAGAAGCACCAGCCCAGCCACCTGGGAGACGGCTCGCTCCTCCTCAAGGTCCGGCAACTCTACGCGAAGGAGTCCGAGGGCCTGGGCAGCGTGCCGCCGCCGGCCAGCCTCAAGGGCGTGGCGAAGACGGCCGTGGACGCGCTCAAGGGCGCCAAGTCCACCGTCTTCATCGACAAGCTGGGGGAGCGGCTCGCCTTCGAGCGCAGCGGCACCCGCCTCTATGAAGGCGCGCTCGCCAAGTACGACGTCTACGGCGGCTGGGACGGCGGGCCCACGCGCGAGGGCCTGGAGAAAATCTACAACGACGAGCTGTCCCACTTCCTCATGCTCACCGAGGCCCTGAAGTCCCTGGGCGCCGACCCCACGGCGATGACGCCCAGCGCGGACGTCACCGCGGTGGTGTCCCAGGGTCTGCCGCTGCTCATCTCGGACCCACGCTCCAACCTGCGCCAGTCGCTGGAGGCGCTGCTGGTGGCGGAGCTGACGGACAACGCCTGCTGGGAGATGCTCCTCGACCTGGCGCGCGACCTGGGACACGACGCGCTGGCGGAGCGCTTCCAGCTCGCGCTGGATTCGGAGGTCCAGCACCTCCAGTGGGTGCGGGGCTGGCTGGCCGCGGGCGTCACCGCGGAGGCGCGCAGGGAGCCCACCGGCGCGGAGCGCGCGGGCGCCCAGCCCCCGGCGTAGCGCTCAGAACGACGAGCCCGGCTCCTGGAGGAAGGCGGACTCCTCCGGAGTCGTGGACCGGCCCAGCGTCACGTTGCGATGCGGGAAGCGCCCGAAGCGCTGGATGACGTCCCGGTGCTGCCGGGCGTAGTCGAGCGCCTCGCGGCTGTCCGCGTGGTACAGCGCCAGCACCTCGAAGAGGGCCACCGACAGCCGCTGGTCGTTGACGGACTCGCTGTGCTCGAAGGGCAGGTACATGAACTGCCGCCACAGCGGCGGCAGGGCCATGTCCAGGCCCCGCGCCAGCGCGTGCCGGGCCACCTCGCGCGCCCGCGCGTCCGAGGCGAACGCCTGGGGCGTGCCGCGGAAGAGGTTGCGCGGGAGCTGGTCCAGCAGCAGGAGCAGGGCCACGCAGCTCCGGGGCTCGTCCTTCCATGCGTCCAGCTCGCCCGCCGCGGCGCGCTCCACCGCGGGCAGGAAGCGGCGCCGGCACTCATCGTCGAAGGCCTCATCCCGTAGGAACCACCGCTCGCGTGGCTGGTTGAACCAGAAGCCCAGGACTTCCTCTGCGCTCGCCATGAGAGGCTCCTTCGTCAACGAGGGAAAGCCACCTTGTACACCGGCGCCAGGCGGGGTGGCGGCCCCGGGCGCCCGGTACCACCTTCCACCCGACACTGGCGGGCGCTCCGCCAGCCAAGGGAGGACGCGGATGGACTGGACGGTGGAACCGACGACACGGACGATGCCGGGCCCGGTGCGGCGCACGGCCCTCAACCCCACGCTGCGCAAGGAGTCCGTGGTGGCGCTGGGCGTCTTCGGCGCCCTGACGTTTGGCGCGGCGGCGCTGGGCGCGCGCGTCAGCTCCGCGGACTCGCGCTGGTACCGGCGCCTGCGCAAGCCCGCGTTCCAGCCGCCAGCGAAGGTGTTCGGCCCCGTGTGGACGGTGCTGTACGGCCTCATCGCCCTCTCCGGCTGGCGCGTGTGGACGGCGCCCGCGGGCGCGGCCCGCTCCCAGGCGCTGGCCTGGTGGGGCATCCAGATGGGGTGCAACGCGGCCTGGTCCTGGCTCTTCTTCGGCAGGCACCAGCCTCGCCGCGCGCTGGTGGACAACCTGGCGCTGCTGGGCAGCGTGACGGCGTACGTCGCCGCCACCAAGGACGTGGACCGCCCCGCGGCCTGGATGGTGGCGCCGTACCTGGGGTGGGTGGGCTTCGCGAACGTGCTCAACGCCGAAATCGTCCGCCTCAACCCCTGAGCCTGGCGCCCGCCCTAGTTGCGCAGCTTCGACGGCTTGGGCGGGTTCATCGCCAGCACGGTGGCGAAGTAGCGCGCCTGGCTCTCCGTGGTGCAGCGCACCTCCTGGATGCGTCCGCCCACCTTCACGCGGACGAGCCAGCCTTCGTTGTCACGAGTCCAAGCAGCCGTATCGGTCGTCATGGTCACCCTCCTTTGAAGTGCATCCTCCGCCGTTCGGTAGAGCAGCCGCCATGCCAGCGCCGGAAGCGTGCGAATCCAGGCGCTTCACCCGGCCTGCTGGCCCATGGAAGGCACCCGCCCCTGTCATTTTTTCGGGAGGGCGGGTGGCGGAGTTTCAGTGGATGAGCTGTTCGGGCTCCTGCGCGAGCGGCTGCGCGGGCGCGCCCGCCATCAGCGGCAGGGCGACGTGGAAGGTGGAGCCGTGGCCCGGTTCGCTCTCCACCCAGATGCGGCCGCCGTGACGCTCGACGATGTCCCGGCTGATGTAGAGCCCCAGCCCGAGCCCGCCGAACGAGCGCGCGGAGACGTTGCGCGCCCGGAAGTAGCGGTCGAAGAGCAGCCTCTGCTGGTCCGGGGGGATGCCGATGCCTTCGTCGGAGACGGACAGGAGCGCCAGGCCGCCACGCTGGCGGAGGCTCACGCGCACGGTGCCCCCATGCGGGCTGTACTTGAACGCGTTCTCCACCAGGTTGGAGAGCACCTGCTCCATCCGGAAGGGGTCCACGTTCACCTGCACCGGTTGCTCGGGCGCGTCGAAGTGCACGGTGTGGTCGCCGCGCTCGGACTCCAGGCTGTGCAGGACCTGCTTCACCAGCCCTTCCAGCCGCGTGGGCTCCGGCCGCAGGGCCAGCCGCCCCGCCTCGATGCGTGAGGCATCCAACAAGTCGTTGATGAGGCTGGTGATGCGCAGCAGGTGCAGGCGCGCCTGCCGCAGGGTGGACGGCTCCACGTGCTCGCCGCGCGCCAGCCGGCGCTCCAGCGTGGCCAGCCGGAGGCTCAACGGCGTGAGGGGCGTCTTCAGCTCGTGCGAGGCGATGGACAGGAAGTCATCGCGCACGCGGACGGCCTCCTGGGCCTCGCGGTACAGGCGCTCGCGCTCGCTCTCCGCGCGGCGGCGCTCGGTGATGTCCTCGACGATGCCAATGCCCCCCTCCACCTGGCCGACCGCGTTGAAGCAGGGCGCGAAGCGCACGTGGACCGGTGTCTTCTTGCCGGAGGTGATGGCGCGGTATTCCCCTTCGTAGTCGCAGGTGTGGCCCGCCAGCGTCTCCCGGACGCAGTGGAGGATGCTCTCGTCCCGGAGCGACAGCAGGTTGAGGCCCACCAGCAGGCGCTTGGGCGAGCCGATGATTCGCACGAACAGCTCGTTGCACGCGATGACGATGGCGCTCCGGTCGAAGTAGAGGATGCCCAGCGGCGCGTTCTCCACGACGGTGCGGAAGAGCGCGTCACCGGCCACGCTCTCCGCTTCACG
Proteins encoded in this window:
- a CDS encoding extensin-like protein; translated protein: MKKAFEQNVSRAKPRLRLGALTGLVDPVEPAPPEPEAEAAPEPVAEAPDLSAEVRARVERARAPRPSAAQAMDAALREPEPEQDPVAYAEPEQDPAAYAAPEPEAAPVYEEPPPEPEAVADVPVTYGAPPPEPEALLDDAPSAEPVTFAAPPPALHFDAVSPPPEAHPMTQASAPVSMSHVTATVAEPVARVEAPPTEVEVQRPAPPREDSHDAAGRRERLKARLKAVRENPRPEPLPATVAEAGQRAVERITILQAELVKVKALNLSLTHDLEVARRQAEKATEEARLRMDEARRLSSEMEGRVKLLADLERELAALEGERDEALLSLQETRQALHAAAREREGLEDEVARGKQSLVDSLAEEERLAGELETAKDESSSLRRAVETLQGERDVLAQQVASLTAERAELLEARKALESVHRALSQATVR
- a CDS encoding TspO/MBR family protein, whose product is MDWTVEPTTRTMPGPVRRTALNPTLRKESVVALGVFGALTFGAAALGARVSSADSRWYRRLRKPAFQPPAKVFGPVWTVLYGLIALSGWRVWTAPAGAARSQALAWWGIQMGCNAAWSWLFFGRHQPRRALVDNLALLGSVTAYVAATKDVDRPAAWMVAPYLGWVGFANVLNAEIVRLNP
- a CDS encoding M48 family metalloprotease, whose protein sequence is MMRTGWKVLALVGLSAVTTSCKGLNTATLTQALDKVNTFSVEAQRCEKMHADPGVQEEYALGGALAINFVRRGDGLLLSGPDDALHRYVNVVGKNLAAQSARPTLEWTFGVLRDTSQFNAMSAPGGYVFVTRKLLQGLENEGELAGVLAHEIAHVTLKHAIRQYGEAKVKTCTLVTLGESALPPSAVRLLSAGRDGDGSLDLDKDSGLLGYLSEKTIELIDKGNAKEQELEADRVAVELMLSAGYTPDDYLALLAKTTDGGGAFANHPGKDERRDNILAHVQALKQPDGAFRGLATEGLRSPPLSPAFAAVRGGSSARGVAKDGK
- a CDS encoding ParA family protein; this translates as MEAPTYSSKQVAEMLGVSPKQIPEESRKDAYTPDDIWELRATLDRFPARLGHRRQLFLNFKGGTGKTSLSTSYAWRLAELGYAVLLIDLDSQGHATKCLGYEGEDFEKTLLDVLVRKTPLAKVIQKSSLPNLDFVPSNLTMSTVDLALMPMAGREFKLRNALKDVEAQYDVVVFDAPPSFGLLNLNALMAANDLFVPVLADFLSFHGLKLLFETVQSLEEDLNHVLDHVFIVVNSFNATFKLAKEALEALQTHYPEFLLPTIIRQCTKFAQASSEGRPVFVADPSSKGANDIQAMIDNILPRLVAAAAAAQTKGTQQAG
- a CDS encoding sensor histidine kinase: MDAGTDELSAWLDAAVDPLVGCDARERICFLNAAAERLLGWKREELIGQPASRLFPQRVHDHEGQSLLRHLLSRRAALGGRATRVLARRRDGAEILVELTVGGSGQGLDERIVLNFRRLHEVLDVLPEPVERALPGREAESVAGDALFRTVVENAPLGILYFDRSAIVIACNELFVRIIGSPKRLLVGLNLLSLRDESILHCVRETLAGHTCDYEGEYRAITSGKKTPVHVRFAPCFNAVGQVEGGIGIVEDITERRRAESERERLYREAQEAVRVRDDFLSIASHELKTPLTPLSLRLATLERRLARGEHVEPSTLRQARLHLLRITSLINDLLDASRIEAGRLALRPEPTRLEGLVKQVLHSLESERGDHTVHFDAPEQPVQVNVDPFRMEQVLSNLVENAFKYSPHGGTVRVSLRQRGGLALLSVSDEGIGIPPDQQRLLFDRYFRARNVSARSFGGLGLGLYISRDIVERHGGRIWVESEPGHGSTFHVALPLMAGAPAQPLAQEPEQLIH
- a CDS encoding SH3 domain-containing protein, with product MEMKTRVAWATAVLTLALPTAAAAVKVGEPLYVKAKNTRVLASPSGSANAVAVLQPGERITWGGADAKHKQWHKVTTSTGKKGFVFQTNLSTTPPNMELVTGSGGTQQVDPKKFVASGAAVKALSPGAEQYGKDKGGDHGEAVDDIKALEALAKSVSTADIAAHVTAAGLFPVVGANDTVAKAGTNKRSGKR
- a CDS encoding CHASE2 domain-containing protein; this translates as MAGERLKTVRSRWRNHWRQMLGVAVLTTTLAAAWHQLDVRLGGFLEEAERSTYDTVVTRFTQRPEVSSQVVLVAIDQLSLKDIRANAQYALNFGNWPYSRNLWARVVEQLEAEGARAIVLDAVMDERGTDESMDLAFAQVLQATATPFFLGVSTHANAPRLPPADFSAPPPTEAPAADVLDAPRPSTAEETFPEEAGSETFMEEASEGVLPSVTPEQVARALAFPVRTDGRALPALDYETSSGERLPSHPVQPIPVLVDAVDGFGLVEPEADADGFMRRTRFVYSDGANAFATLPVRVAAGLLGASAIELSGRTLRLGSRAYAVDADGSAGIDFGGQLHDRFTSVPLISVLDAWVKRSQGQPTGLPPDVFRGKVVVIGGNAVGLNDVKATSFSSHEPGVVKQAAVLDTLLGSGRFITRAPLWASLALVFGVAFASAVLLMTTRWTPLEIAWPLGLYAGMSWVTGPILGLTNTYVLTALPALAGVLASVSAVAFNHLVANEEAAFIRQAFSRFMEPKLVEQMIAQRELPRLDGENVEITAFFSDIRGFSSFSERFKDDPRKLVRLLNTYLTRVSAALLKEGGCLDKYIGDAVVCLFGAPMRQADHALRGCRGALAAKAAVDRLREEFRAQGLPDMYTRIGVNTAVNFVGNFGSEQLFSYTAIGDGMNLAARLEGANKAYGSVIMIGPRTYELAREHIEVRELDRVRVAGKTEAVTVYELLALKGGLEARKRETVERYHAALALYRAARFEEAAAVLDARRVEDPEDGPTQALLERCQRYAKAPPPGFDGVANLDK
- a CDS encoding ferritin-like domain-containing protein, encoding MKTTTSDMGRNRTGVATSPVDSADITQEAEKHQPSHLGDGSLLLKVRQLYAKESEGLGSVPPPASLKGVAKTAVDALKGAKSTVFIDKLGERLAFERSGTRLYEGALAKYDVYGGWDGGPTREGLEKIYNDELSHFLMLTEALKSLGADPTAMTPSADVTAVVSQGLPLLISDPRSNLRQSLEALLVAELTDNACWEMLLDLARDLGHDALAERFQLALDSEVQHLQWVRGWLAAGVTAEARREPTGAERAGAQPPA
- a CDS encoding DUF924 family protein, with amino-acid sequence MASAEEVLGFWFNQPRERWFLRDEAFDDECRRRFLPAVERAAAGELDAWKDEPRSCVALLLLLDQLPRNLFRGTPQAFASDARAREVARHALARGLDMALPPLWRQFMYLPFEHSESVNDQRLSVALFEVLALYHADSREALDYARQHRDVIQRFGRFPHRNVTLGRSTTPEESAFLQEPGSSF